The genomic region CGCGATGGAGTTGAACTCGCGGGGGACGCCGCCCGCCTCGCGGATGGCGTCGGCCACGACCTCGGCGACCTCGCGCAGGTGCACGTGGCCCGGCACGAACTCGGTGAAGCTGTTGGCCACGGCCACGATCGGCTTGCCGAAGTCCTCACGCTCTACGCCGGTGGCGCGCATGAGGGCGCGGGCGCCGGCCATGTTCCGGCCGTGGGTCACCGTGCGAGAGCGTAGGGCTGGCATGGGGAGACTCCCATCGATTCGGGTGTTTCCCCCTGATGGTAGCTCCCTCGCGGGACGGATGTGGTCTCGGGACGGAAGACCGCCTGTCCGCATGCTGAGATGATCGGCCTTCTCCGCGCCCCCGGGCGCGGAGAAGGGTTCAGTACCGCGGCGGCAGGGCCCGCTTGGCCGCCTGGTAGATCTCCTCGATCTCGGTGTCGGTCAGCCGGTCCCGCCCGCTGCGCAGCCACTTGCGCACCTTGGTGCCGGTGATGATGTCGACCCCGCGCAGTCGGTGGCTGTCCCAGGGCATGCCGGGTCCGTAGATGGCCAACGACGCCCGGACCTTGATCTCGCGTCCCAGCTCGGCGTTGATCGCCTCCTCGGCCCGTTTGGCCTCCTCCAGTGCCTCGTCGATCCGGTCGTTCTTGTTGAAGCGGCCGTGGTAGAGCTGCTCCAGCTTGTTGCGCAGGGGGAGGCGCTTGTCCCACGACTCGGAGTCGATGGCGAACGCGCCGCGGCGGCCCACGATGAAGTGGTCGATCTGGCCGTTGCCCCCGGGCACCGAGCGCGCGTGCAGGACGCGGTAG from Nocardiopsis aegyptia harbors:
- a CDS encoding nuclease-related domain-containing protein, which produces MNGTSPSPDDARPHRPEALFFPNQRNTRNVSGGRALYGALRSSESARRWTVRSGIALAVGLATGLLATDWRIGATFAILTLVGIAVYKSRRESEVPRWRKPGAAQRKTEAQLKVMKQLGYRVLHARSVPGGNGQIDHFIVGRRGAFAIDSESWDKRLPLRNKLEQLYHGRFNKNDRIDEALEEAKRAEEAINAELGREIKVRASLAIYGPGMPWDSHRLRGVDIITGTKVRKWLRSGRDRLTDTEIEEIYQAAKRALPPRY